Part of the Candidatus Nealsonbacteria bacterium genome is shown below.
TCCGCGAGGTCGATCTCCAAATTGACAACAGTTTTGAGTTCCTCAAGGAAGAATTTCTCGGGAATTTTTCGAAACCCCCCCTCAGCGATATTCAACCACCTGTCGAACAATATATTATTGATATTGCGCAAACCAATATCTAATTTAGTATAACCTCGTCTAATTCGATAAGGCAACATTTCTTCTCCTTTTTCTTCTAAAAATTGCTTAATTTCTTCTCTTTTGATATTATTCTCTTCAAAATGTTTCAGCAGGGTGTTATATTCTGAAATAACTCCGTAGATTAAATCTGACTCTTTTTTGCTTAGGCTTGTTTCTAATTCATCGGGAGTCAATTTCAAGAAAGACTTTTTTATCTCCTTCGCTGCTTTTTTTTCTTCAATTGTCTCAACATATTTTTTAATAACCCTAAATTTTTCATTCTGGCTAATTTCTCCTTTTATTTCTGTTTTTGATTCTAACGCTTCCTTTGATGCTTCCTCTGGTATTTTCTTTGATGTTTCCTTCGTCTTAAAAAATTGTGGTTCTTTTTCAAACATAAATTATTGAGGGAATTGGAGTGAGGGAAAATTTCCGCGCTTCGCGCGGAAAAATTATTATTTCATTTTTGAATATATTGTTTTTGACACTCTCCACGACTAAAGTCGGGAGATTCTCGGTTCAACGGATAAGGTTGTATCCTCACCGAAGGAATAATATAGATCCTTAGACATCCCCAATGGGAGCACGCACTCTACTCTGCCCAGCCCTGTTAGAAATACTCTTGCGACTTTACACGCAACAGAGAATTGATGTTGCGAGAAATTCCAGTCGGTATAACCGCTTTGAAAGTCTACCTATATTTATTTTATCGCTTGTTAAAAAGAACATCAAGCCGATTCATCCCCACGAATGAATTCCGGCGGCTTTCTCGGAATTATTTTGTAATCTTATTCTATCAAAAAATCGCCTAATTATTTCAGAAAATCCAGGGCGGTTAGACTGTAGATTTTTGTCACATCAATTAAACTTTTTATCTCTACATACTCGTTCTTACCGTGAGCGCCCGCCCCATCGCAACCGAAATTTACAGCCGGGATCCCTTTTTCAATAAACATCCACATGTCACTCCAGGGGCCGGAGCCTTCGCAAACCAACTTTTTCTTTATTACCTGTTGAGCATTAGTTTTTAGAATTTTGACAATTGGTTCTGTTGGTTTGACAAAAGACGCTGGCACATAAACAAAAGGTGTTAATTTGTATTTTATTTTTAGCCCTTTGAGTCTTTTTTTGATTTCTTTTTCTAGATAATCTTTGGTAACACCCGGGAGGAGCCTTGTGTCGCCAAAGGCAATACAAGAATCCGGAACAAAATTTATAGCCTTCCCTCCTTTAATTAGAGTTGGAAACGTCAATACGTTTTTTCTCCCCGGAAAAACAGGATGCTTTTTTGTTGGGAATCTAAATCCCTCCAACGTTTTAATCACTTTTGTCATTTCTAAAACTGCATTGAGTCCCTCTTTTTTTTGCTCCCATTCTCTTGAACCAGTATGCACTGCATCTCCGAAGGTTTCTAATTTAAATCTATAGCCACCTCTATTACCAATAGTAATTTTATGCAAACCGGGCTCTCCAACTATTGCCGCATCTCCCGTATATTTCTTTTCTAAAAGATAACGAGTTCCAAAATGTGAAGCTGCCATCGGTTCTTCGTCAATCACAAACTGCAAACAAATTTTTCCTCTTAATGCCTGCTCAAATTTCAAAAGTGCTTTGGCCATATATATAAAGCCACTTAAGCTGGATTTCATATCTAAGGCTCCAGCCCCGTAGAGCTTTCTCCTTTCAATAAATCCCAAAAAGGGATTAAAATCGTATCCCTTAGGAGGAGGAACTGTATCCATGTGGCCGTTAAAAATCAGCGTCTTTTTTCCCTTTCCGAACTCGCAAACTACATTTGGCCTTGAAGAAGAAAGGCCCTCAAATTTAGGAGAAAGACCGATGCTCTTTAGTTTATTAAAAATCAACTCGGCAACCTCAAGTTCCACCGGGTCGTAGGGGCTTGATTTGGTTGGGTCATCCATATTCGGATTAACTGAACGAGATTGAACCAACTTTTGCAGAAATCTAATCTGCTCTTTCTTTGATTTTTCTATTTCTTTCAGAACGTTTGATTTAACTTTTTCCATAAGATTGATATAAATAATTTGTGGGCAGATCGGTTTCTCGGACCGCTCTCAAGTTAGATGTGGTTTGACAATCTGACCACGTCTCTTCAATCTCGGTGGCCTGCGCTGAGCTTGTCAAAACGCTGCGTATATTGAAATTAGCTCGAACATTTTTCGCCGCCTGCGGCGGCGAGGAAAAGCCCCCGTAATTTGCCTGCCCCGTAGGGAAACGAAGTTTCTCCTTCTGGGGCGGCTCGCCCGCAAGCGGGCTCGCCGCGTTCTTTGACAATTTCAAGTTTTTCTTTGGCGGCAACGAGAGATTATCTTTTCCCGCAGATTACCCAAACAAAATCAGTCATTTGTTTTTGTTGGACGGAAAACCCCAGCCCGATAACCTTCTGAGTTAAGGTATTCATATAACCATAGTGTTCCTCCTCAATTTCAGTCACAATTTCGCCTTTGTTTTCGGCAATCAATTTACTTTTAATCCCCTTTTCCGCTTTCTGATTGGCAAACATTAAATCGGCAATGATAATTTTACCTTGTTTTTTTAAAATCCGGTGCATCTCCTCGAGGGCTTTCATTTTTTCTTCTTCGGTCAAATGATGAAAAGCGTAGGCGGAAACAATTAGATTGACGGAATTATCCGCTACAGGAAGCTCTAAAAAATCACCCTTTCTTGCTTCAATTGTTGGAAGCTTCTCTTTGGAGATTTTTAGCATCTCGACGGAGGAATCAATGCCAATTAGGTGTTCTACTTTCCCAACGAATTTCTGGGCCAAGTTGCCGGTTCCCACTCCGATATCTACCATTGTTATCTTGGGTTTTTTTAGAATATCTTGGGTAAAGGCTACAACCTGATTAAGAACCTCCTCGTAATTTTTATACATCCAGTCATTAGCCTGATAGCCTCTTTTAATAGTTTTGTCATATCTCTTTGCCCATTTGTCAAAATCCCATTTTGAATTTTTTTCTGGTTTTTTCATGATTTTCCTTTAGCGGGCTTCACTCGCTAATAAAATCTTAACAGATTTTACCTCTGACAGCAAATCTTAGAGAAGAAAAAAGCGAGGCAACTAAAAAACAGAAATTTCAATGAAATATCTGTCCTAATGTATAAAAATTTTCTTTTACTTGCCGGCGAAGCCGGCAAACGAAATCAAAAATTTCAGCTGGAAAATCCCGTTCAATTTGGCCGCCGAGCCGCGAAGCGGCGAGACGGAAAGATTGACTTTTCCTTACTGGCTCCGAGCCCTAAACGAAATCCGAACTTTTTTCAAGGAAAATCCNNNNNNNNNNNNNNNNNNNNNNNNNNNNNNNNNTTAGACGACCCCGCAATATTTACTTCTTATTTTCAATTTCTCTAATGTTCCCTCTTTTTCAATTCTTCTTTCTTTTAGACCTGCCGGCGCAGGCAGGCGAGCCCGCAATTATTTAGTAAATTGACCGCAAATTTTAAACCTCCAAATATTTTCTAACGGCAATCAAACTGGAAATCATTCCCAAGCCCAGTCCGGTTGCTGCTTGAATTAAAATAATGGTCCAAAAATTATTAACAAAAAAAGCGAAAATATCAAGACCGGCAAAAAGGCCTTCAATTTTGGGACTTAAAAAATAACAAATTGCCAAAGTAATTAAAAAGGCGATTAGAAAAGAAAAAATTCCGGAAATGAAACCCTGAACCAAAAAGGGTCCGCGAATAAACCAGTTGGAAGCGCCGACCAATCTCATTATGCCGATTTCTTCTTTTTGGCTGTAAATGGCTAATTTTATGGTATTGAAAGCGACTAAAATGCCGACAAGGCCTAAAATTAAAATTAAAATTATTCCGAAGTGATAAATGTCCGCGGTAAGGGCAAAAATCCTTTCAATCATTGCTTTTCTTTGAAAATAATCGGTTTCAAGAATTAAATCCCGATAAGGACTTTTTTTTAAAAAATCTTCAATGATTTCAAATTGTCCGGCCGCAAACACTTTAATGTCCAAATGAGCTAAAAAGGGATTGCCTATTTCTTCCAAAGAAGCCATTAAAATTGGGTCATCTTTATATTTTTCTCTAAATCTTCTTTCGGCCTCTTCTCTGGAAATATAGTTAACGCTCTTTACTTGGGGAAGATTAACCAGTTCCTCTTTAAGCTTTAAAATTTCATTTTCCAAAACCCCTTCCTTGAAATAAACGGAAACATCAATTTTTTCCTGAATTTGAGCGATTAAAAATTCGGCTGATTTTTGAAAAATAAAAAGTCCTGTTATTAAAACAATAATAATAACTAAAATAAAAATGGTGGCTATGGAAAGAGTGCTGTTTCGCTGAAAACCTATCCAAGATGAATGAAATAGCTTTTTAAATAGAATAAACATATTGGATAATTACAAAATAAATTTTCCTTTTTCTTCGTCACGAATGACTTTTCCCTCTTCCAAAGTAATGACCCTTTTTCCTAAAATATCAATTATCTCTTTATCATGGGTGGCTAAAACCACGGTTGTACCCATTTCATTGATTTTCAATAAAAAGCGAATAATATCCAGGGTATGATAGGGGTCAAGGTTGCCTGTTGGTTCATCGGCTAAAATGACTGAAGGTCGGTGAATTAAAGCCCGGGCCAGAGCCACTCTTTGTTTTTCACCACTTGAAAGCTCGGCTGGAAAATTTTTAGCCCGGTCGGCAAGTCCAACAATTTCCAAAACTTTGGGAACATTTTTTTTAATAATTTCGTCCGAAGCTCCGGTTGTTTCCAGGGCATAGGCGATATTTTCATAGGCGGTCTTGGAGGGCAATAATTTATAGTCTTGAAAAACCACTCCGATTTCCCGGCGCAGATAAGGAAGATGGGATTTTTTTATTTTGTGAACATCCTTATTTTTAAAAAAAACCTTGCCTTTTGTCGGTTTTTCTTCAGCCAAAAGTAATTTAAAAATAGTGGTTTTACCCACTCCCGACCTGCCAACAATAGAAACGAATTCTTTTTCTTTAATCTCAAAAGAAATATTGTCTAAGGATATTATTTGGAGGGAATAACTTTTGGTTATATTTTGAAATTTAATCATATCCTATTTCGGCTTTGATAAATTCATCTATATCCCCGTCCAAAACCTTTTCAACTAATGAGGTTTCCATATTGGTTCTTAGGTCTTTAACTAATTTATAGGGATGCAAAACATAAGAACGAATTTGGTTTCCCCAGCTGGCCGAAGGAATTTCACTTTTGATTTTTTTTAATTCTTTTTCCCTTTCTCTTTCTTTTAGAGCCTGGAGTTTGGCGATTAAAATTTTCATTGCCTCTTCCCGATTTTTGCCCTGCCATCTTTCGCTTTGACAGGAAGCAGAAATATTGGTTGGCAAATAAATAATTCTGACGGCTGTTTCTCGCTTTTGAACATTTTGACCGCCGGGGCCCGAAGACCGAAAAGTTTCCAATTTTAAATCCTCGGGCCTGATTTTTATCTCCTCTGTTTTTGGAATTTCAGGTAAAACCTCAACCAGAGCAAAAGAAGTATGGCGAAGAGATTGGGAAGAAAAAGGAGAAATTCTAACCAATCGGTGAACTCCGCTTTCTTTTTTTAAAAAACCGAAAGCGTAATTTCCCTCAATCTTTAAAACAACCGATTTTACGCCAATTCTGCCTTCCGGTCCGCCCGCCTCGCCAAAGGACTGGTCTAAAATCTTGGTTTTAAATCCTTTTCTTCGGCTGAATCTTTCATACATTCTTAACAACATTGCTGCCCAGTCCTGGCTATCCTTACCTCCGGCTCCGGCCAAGATTAATAAAATAGCGCTATTCTTATCGTATTTTCCCGAAAGAAAAATTTTAAATTCTTTTTCTTTTAATTTATCCTCAAATTCGGCAACCTCTTTCTCTATTCCCTCTTCTTTAATTAATTCTTTCAGGACATTTAGCTCTTTTTTTAATTCTTCAAATTCATTTATTTTTTCTTTTAAATCAACCGATTCTTGACTGATTTTTCTGGCTTTTTCTTTATCTTCCCAAAAATTGGGTTTTTTAATTTCTTCTTCAAGTTCTCTTATTTTTTCTTTATTCTTTTCAACCTCAAAGACAGTGCTCAATCTTGAGAATTCTTTTTTCTAATTCTTCAATTGTTTCCGTTAAGTTTTTCATAATATAAAATAATACCACAAAATTATTGAAATAAAAAGAGCTGATGGGCAGAATTGAACTGCCATCAGCTCCGCCCCTTAAACAAAGCCCTCTGCCAGAATCGAACTGGCGTCAATGGTTTACGAAACCATTGCTCTACCATTAAGCTAAGAGGGCATAAAAGGCAGGGCTGCTTTACCAGCCAATCTACTCTGGCATAATTATGGCCATCTTTGGCTCTTTTACTTACGGCCCGAATCCTTTCCAGCTTTCCATCTCTCAATATAAGACTGATCTACGTTGGCAAAAACTATGGTCTCATTGTCCAAACACTTTCTTCGCCTCTTTAAATTTATCTTCCAGGCCAATAACAGCGCCCTCTTTCATAATATCAAGCATTTCTATATTTATTAATTTATCGGCCCTATCTCCTTTAATATATGTTGAACCGATAATTAGATACTGGAATTCTTTTTTTGCGGTTCTTTCACCTTAACCATTAAATCAACTCTTTCCCATACCTCTGAAGCATTGTCTTTCATCTCAGCTCCTGCGCTGTGATATTCCTCATTGGAAATTTGAGAACGCGTACCTGCTCCCATTTGAACAAGAATCTCATGTCCC
Proteins encoded:
- a CDS encoding permease-like cell division protein FtsX; translated protein: MFILFKKLFHSSWIGFQRNSTLSIATIFILVIIIVLITGLFIFQKSAEFLIAQIQEKIDVSVYFKEGVLENEILKLKEELVNLPQVKSVNYISREEAERRFREKYKDDPILMASLEEIGNPFLAHLDIKVFAAGQFEIIEDFLKKSPYRDLILETDYFQRKAMIERIFALTADIYHFGIILILILGLVGILVAFNTIKLAIYSQKEEIGIMRLVGASNWFIRGPFLVQGFISGIFSFLIAFLITLAICYFLSPKIEGLFAGLDIFAFFVNNFWTIILIQAATGLGLGMISSLIAVRKYLEV
- a CDS encoding class I SAM-dependent methyltransferase → MKKPEKNSKWDFDKWAKRYDKTIKRGYQANDWMYKNYEEVLNQVVAFTQDILKKPKITMVDIGVGTGNLAQKFVGKVEHLIGIDSSVEMLKISKEKLPTIEARKGDFLELPVADNSVNLIVSAYAFHHLTEEEKMKALEEMHRILKKQGKIIIADLMFANQKAEKGIKSKLIAENKGEIVTEIEEEHYGYMNTLTQKVIGLGFSVQQKQMTDFVWVICGKR
- the ftsE gene encoding cell division ATP-binding protein FtsE, yielding MIKFQNITKSYSLQIISLDNISFEIKEKEFVSIVGRSGVGKTTIFKLLLAEEKPTKGKVFFKNKDVHKIKKSHLPYLRREIGVVFQDYKLLPSKTAYENIAYALETTGASDEIIKKNVPKVLEIVGLADRAKNFPAELSSGEKQRVALARALIHRPSVILADEPTGNLDPYHTLDIIRFLLKINEMGTTVVLATHDKEIIDILGKRVITLEEGKVIRDEEKGKFIL
- a CDS encoding ArgE/DapE family deacylase, translating into MEKVKSNVLKEIEKSKKEQIRFLQKLVQSRSVNPNMDDPTKSSPYDPVELEVAELIFNKLKSIGLSPKFEGLSSSRPNVVCEFGKGKKTLIFNGHMDTVPPPKGYDFNPFLGFIERRKLYGAGALDMKSSLSGFIYMAKALLKFEQALRGKICLQFVIDEEPMAASHFGTRYLLEKKYTGDAAIVGEPGLHKITIGNRGGYRFKLETFGDAVHTGSREWEQKKEGLNAVLEMTKVIKTLEGFRFPTKKHPVFPGRKNVLTFPTLIKGGKAINFVPDSCIAFGDTRLLPGVTKDYLEKEIKKRLKGLKIKYKLTPFVYVPASFVKPTEPIVKILKTNAQQVIKKKLVCEGSGPWSDMWMFIEKGIPAVNFGCDGAGAHGKNEYVEIKSLIDVTKIYSLTALDFLK